The DNA sequence gcaAGGGATcccccaggctgggagggcaggggtgaaggcagcactgctgcatcccctgagctggcacagggcaacCCAAGGGCTCTGCAGGTGGGTGGGACACAGAGGGACCCGAGGGCCAGGAGGTGTCACTGCCCTGGAGGGACAGAGCTCCAGAGCAAAGCCAGGGGAGGCACCTGGAAAGGCAGGATGAGCCCAGGAGACCTGGAAAGGCAGGATGGGAGTCCTGGAAAGGCAGGATGGGAGTCCTGGAGTTCTGGAAAGGCAGGATGGGAGTCCTGGAAAGGCAGGATGGGAGTCCTGGAAAGGCAGGATGAGCCCAGGAGACCTGGAAAGGCAGGATGGGAGTCCTGGAGTTCTGGAAAGGCAGGATGGGAGTTCTGGAAAGGCAGGATGAGTCCAGGAGTCTTGGAAAAGCAGGATGAGTCCAGGAGTCCTGGAAAGGCAGGATGAGCCCTGGAGGTGTCAGAGcttggggacagcaggacaaacagccccagggaagggccaggagagctcagggctggctcAGGGACAGGCAGACCTGAGGAGCACCTGTATGAACAGGCTGATGTTTGGGGCTTTTAAGGAGGAGTTTGGAGGGGCCATGGAGACACTCCCTGAGTGCAGGAGGAGCCAGACCCCACCAGGAgggccagagctgctgtgctgagtcATTTCCCCTGCTCTGAGGGGGGTTTTAGGTGCTTTTTATGCCACTCCCCACCATTTCTGccccagcctctctgggcagggtggtgggagggcacagagggcagaagtgcccaggctgggctgggcatccTGCAGGCCAGGCTCCATCCAGGGAGGCTGCAGttccctgctctggggctgttTGCAGCCCtcaccttctccctccctcattcCCACAAAACTTCTCCCAAAATGTCTCCAGGATTAAGGCCAGGGACCCCCTTccagctgcccagcccaggggaggaggagaaccCCCAGCCAGGCCCCAGGAGGAGGTTCCAGAGAGAGGAAACAGCAGTCACTGCTGAGGAGACACCAAGGAGCAGTTCCAAACTCAGGGTCCCACCCCACTGTCCCCCTTGGCTCCTGTCAGACCAACATGAACCCACGGAATTCCTTTGCCCCAGGAATTCAGCACCACAGAACACCCAAAGGTGGGAaagacccacaaggaccatcacAGCCCAGTTCCTTCTCCTGTCCCCACATTTCTTTATCCTGCTTGACCCTCACTCCCCAATTCTGCATCTCAGCCCCACATAAacatcctctccctcccctttgcTTTTTCCACCCAAACTTCCCTTCCActtcctctgcccttcccaaacccaaaccaacccaaaccaacccaagTCCTTGTGCCCTCAGAGAGGCTGAGTCATGCTTTGATGTCAGCAGTGGCTCTCCTGGCCAGCCCAGCTCCAACTGGCacattccagctgctgccaggagctggcactgctgggaatgtggggctgcagtggcacagcacggagggaaggggcacagctgtgccctcaGGGGTGCCAAGGGAGATCCTCAACTCCATCAGCTGCTTCTCCAAGTGCAGCTCTGGAATTAAGGCAGATGAGGGAAGAGATGGAGGTTAAAAATAGAACTTGgctcagggtttgggtttaATCCAGAACactaaagggggaaaaaagccaattGTAGGAGTATGTTCAGAGCAAGGCATTTATCTCCTCAACACCCCCATGGACCTGCACCTgccccccttccttcccaagtgtccagcccagctgggaattTGGTGCATCCCATTCCAACAGCcacttccccttccttcccaagtgtccagcccagctgggaattCGGGGCACCcccttccagcagcccctggtACCTCCCATGGGGCACCCCCTTCCAGCAGCCTCTGTTACCTGCCATGGGGCACCcccttccagcagcccctggtacctgccatggggcacccccttccagcagacactgccccTGGTACCTGCCATGGGGCACCcccttccagcagcccctggtACCTCCCATGGGGCACCcccttccagcagcccctggtacctgccatggggcacccccttccagcagcccctggtacctgccatggggcacccccttccagcagcccctggtacctgccatggggcacccccttccagcagacactgcccGTTACCTGCCATGGGGCACCCccttccagcagacactgccccTGGTACCTGCCATGGGGCACCcccttccagcagcccctggtacctgccatggggcacccccttccagcagcccctgttccctgccatggggcacccccttccagcagcccctggtacctgccatggggcaccccttccagcagacactggtacctgccatggggcacccccttccagcagacactgcccctgttccctgccatggggcacccccttccagcagacactgcccctgttgccctgccatggggcacccccttccagcagcccctgttacctgccatggggcacccccttccagcagcccctggtacctgccatggggcacccccttccagcagacactgccccTGTTACCTGCCATGGGGCACCcccttccagcagcccctgTTACCTCCCATGGGGCACCCccttccagcagacactgcccctgttgccctgccatggggcacccccttccagcagcccctgttacctgccatggggcacccccttccagcagacactgccccTGTTACCTGCCATGGGGCACCcccttccagcagcccctgttacctgccatggggcacccccttccagcagacactgcccctgttgccctgccatggggcacccccttccagcagcccctgtaacctgccatggggcacccccttccagcagacactgccccTGGTACCTGCCATGGGGCACCcccttccagcagcccctggtacctgccatggggcacccccttccagcagcccctggtacctgccatggggcacccccttccagcagcccctggtacctgccatggggcacccccttccagcagacactgccccTGTTGCCCTGCCAATGGGGCACCCccttccagcagacactgccccTGTTGTCCTGCCCAGCAGAAGGAACTGGGCATGTGGGCCCTGAAATGAAGCcactccagctctgggctctgcctgtGGCACCACCAGGGTGGGGCTCAAACAGCAaaccctctcctgcccctgggcaggaTGGATtgtcctccctcctgcagcaatgccagctgtgcccaaggGCAGCTGAGGGGCCTGAGGCAgatggagctgctccagagctgccaccagcacggggagctggagcagcagctgcagctgaagcCCAAAACTGGTTGCCCAGAAGAGTTTTTAGTGCCCTCTGAGACCTAAAGACAAGAACAACAAGCTGAAGGTTACACAGAATATAGAACTTTATTCCTGTTCAATGCAGCCACTTGCAGCACTTGTTGTCCCACGTTCCCCAGGATGTTCCCACCTCAGGAATGGGCTGGTTCCCCCTGACAGGAGTTGAGCTGTCCCTGGTCTTCCCTGAAGGACAATCCCAGAGGCTGGCAAAGCAATCCCAAGGGAATTTGTTCAGTACAAACTAAGCAGAGAATTCCCTttggctgccctgggcagttcTGGGGGTTACCTACACCAGGACAAACTTCTCCAGAGACACAGACAGCTGGAATTCAAGTGTCTCCAATGATGTCTCCAACATCCACATGGGTCAAACCCAGGATTTTTGGGATTTAGACACTTGAGTTCTGGTCTGGATTCCACTCCTTCTCCATAACAATGAAAATCCACCAACACTCCTTGAGAGGGTTTTGCCTGAAGCAACAGTGGCCTGGGAAAGGCTCTCCTGGGGAGAAGGTGGTGGGGAGGGGCAGGCCTGGCCACTCTGACAGGGGCTGGTGCAGCAAGGGCAGAGTGGGAACTGGTCCCTGCAAGTGCTGCTTTCCCCTCCTGTGCCCTTCAGCTCCTGCAAGGAAAGCTGGGAACAAGAGCTCTGGAAGCATTTCCGAGGGACAGAGAGCAAAGGGAGGCCTGAACTGTGGGGTTTGTCTGCAGAGGCAAACCCAGCAACAACCACAGCCTCGTGGAGAACTAACCCAACTACAAACCAGTTAGGaaagcacagggatgggctgcTGGAAGCAACTCAGCTACTCTGGGGGACCTGCAAGAACTGCCCCACCCAGGAAGGACGACCCAGAGAGGGGAAAACCACCACAGATCCCAAACTCTTTGCAATTCCTTTGGGTCAATTCATTGCTCCAGCCCCAAACACCCTCCCTGGAAAGGGAAAACTGGGAGCGGGCACCGCGTGAGGGACACCCAGAGGTGGCACCTGCCAGGGCCCCGGGGGCACCgggagccctgggcaggctggggggCACCAGGAGCCCTGGGGGGGCACCAGGAgccctggggggcagcagggggagCCTCGGGGGGTGCAGGGCTCGGGCTCAGTCGTCGAAGTCGGGGATGTCGTCGTAGGAGTAGCCGCGATAGCCCTGGGAGGCGAAGTAGGCGATGCGCAGGTGGTAAAAGCCGGGCAGGAACACCAGGATGCCAATGATGAGCACGGGGATGGCACGGTCTGTgtcctgcagggacacacatgccagggcagggagcacaggggggTGAGGGGAGTCCCCTCCTCAcacaccctgggctgggggaaggtggGTTGGGGTGATccatggggtccctcccaacccaacccaaccccaacccaTCCCCAGGCCTGGCTGGGCGTGCTCTGCTTTGTCACATCCTGCACAACAagctctggaagtgtccaaggttggacagggcttggagcaacctgggatagaggaaggggtccctgcccatggcaggggtggcactggatgggctttgaggtccctcccaacccaaattATCCCCAGGTCTGGCTGGGGgtgctttgctttctctcacATCCTGCACAACAAGCTgtgggagtgcccaaggccaggttggagcaacctgggatagtgggaggtgcccctgcccagggcagagggttgGACTGGTTGATCCtcaaggtccctcccaacccaaaccattccatgattccatgatccacCTCTAAGGCCTGGCtggctgagaaataaaaatccatctTAAATCAGAACTATCTTGAGTCATTCTCAGGCTGAGCCTTTAACCCTCTCCTGCATCTCctttttgctgcagaaattcCTCAGGGGACCTTCTCCCTTGGGTGGGAGgaacctcctcctgctgctgctgctgctgctgctcctcctgcctggagagctgctgaTACAGCCGAGGCTGCTGGGGCCAGGAGATAACAGAGCTGCCAAGTGCCacccctgcctgggcacagggacagggagacacccccacagggacagggacagggacagggacagggacagggacagggacagggagagacCCTGCcagggacggggatggggacagaccctcccaggcagctccaaggacaggaacagggacagggacagacccccccaggcagctccagggacagggacagggataaggacagggacaggcacaggcacagggacaggaacagggacagggacagggacagggacagaccCCCCCCAGGCAGttccaggcacagggacaggcacagggacagggacagggacacggacagggatagggacagggacagaccCCCCCAGGCAGttccaggcacagggacagggacaggcacagggacagggacaggcccCCCCAGGCAActccaggcacagggacaaggacagggagctccaggcagcacatccctttccccctcccaggGCTCCAGGCCACAGAGGGAGGGGTGGCAGGATCCATGCCCTGGCCCTCCCTGGCACCTCCTGCCCAAGGCACCAGAGGATCTGCCCTGGAAGGGATGATCCCAAGCTGAGGATTTCCCAGGACAAGGAGCTGGGACATGGAACTggagcccagggagggcagggaaacccagcccagctctgaacCTGCTCCAGACTGTGGGAATCCCAGGGATCTGCTCCTGGAgaacagggctgggggcacagcagggccgTGAGGGGAATGGCTTTCCTGATTCCAGGCCTTTGGCTCTACATGGATCACAGAACCCTGGAATTGTCAAGGCTGGAGAAGACCTTTGAGGTCACCCAGCCAACCTTGCTCATTTCCGCAGGGATCACAGAACCCTGGAATTGTTGAGGCTGGAGAAGACCTTTGAGGTCATTCTGCCCACGCTGCTCTGAGTTTCCACAGGGATCACAGAATTCTGGAATTGTTGAGGCTGGAGAAGACCTTTGAGGTCACACAGCCCATCCTGCTCACCATCAGACCGTTTCACATCCGTGAGTTTTCCAGACATTTCCAGGCATGGTGACTCCtaccatcccatcccatcccatcccatcccatcccatcccatcccatcccatcccatcccatcccatcccatcccatcccatcatcccgtcccatcccatcccatcatcccatcccatcccatcccatcccatcccatcccatcccatcccatcccatcatcccatcccatcccatcccatcccatcccatcccatcccatcccatcatcccatcccatcccatcccatcccatcccatcccatcccatcccatcccatcccatcccatcccaaggCTTTCCAACCCTTCCATGGAAAACCCTTCCCTAACATCAACCCTGAACCCccccccccggtgccccctGGTGCCCCTGATGGCTCAGAAGGGCTgtggcagctttgggcaggCAGTGCCAAACTGGTCCCCTGGGTAATTAGAGGGTAATTAGAGGGTAATTAGGGGCAGGGAAAGCACTCACCCCTTTGCTGATGTagcctgccagcagcagggccccGATGATGATGAGGAAGGTCCCGATCATGAAGAGCACAACGGCCAAAGCGATGGCCTTGTAGGGGACCTTGGGGGGGCTCCTCTTGAACTGGGGAACACCAAACATGGCAGAGCTCAACTGGGCACAGCTCAACTGGGCACAGCTCAACTGGTTAACTGGGCACAGCCCAACTGGGCACAGCTCAACTGGAAACAGCTCAACTGGTTAACTGGGCACAGCCCAACTGGGCACAGCTCAACTGGAAACAGCTCAACTGGAAACAGCTCAACTGGGCACAGCCCAACTGAGCACAGCCCAACTGGGCACAGCTCAACTGGTTAACTGGGCACAGCCCAACTGGGCACAGCTCAACTGGAAACAGCTCAACTGGAAACAGCTCAACTGGGCACAGCCCAACTGGGCACAGCTCAACTGGGCACAGCTCAACTGGCAACAGCTCAACTGGGCACAATCCAACTGGTTAACCAGGCACAGCTCAACTGGACACAGGCCAACTGGACACAGCCCAACTGGGCACAGCTCAACTGGTTAACTGGGCACAGCCCAACTGGTTAACTGGCCACAGCTTAACTGGGCACAGCCCAACTGGGCACAGCTCAACTGGGCACAGCCCAACTGGGCAACAGCTCAACTGGGCACAGTCCAACTGGTTAACCAGGCACAGCTCAACTGGGcatagctcagctggttaacTGGGCACAGCTCAACTGGGCACAGCTTAACTGGGAACAGCTG is a window from the Pithys albifrons albifrons isolate INPA30051 chromosome 29, PitAlb_v1, whole genome shotgun sequence genome containing:
- the TMEM230 gene encoding transmembrane protein 230; this encodes MMPSRTTLSAGIPSSKVKYSKLSSSDEGYIDLQFKRSPPKVPYKAIALAVVLFMIGTFLIIIGALLLAGYISKGDTDRAIPVLIIGILVFLPGFYHLRIAYFASQGYRGYSYDDIPDFDD